The Candidatus Accumulibacter similis genome has a segment encoding these proteins:
- a CDS encoding PaaI family thioesterase, with translation MTRIHKPLDPHFAERVRASFARQQAMALIGASMPVIEPGYTEIHLPQSPDITQQHGYIHGGVVGMIADSAAGYAASTLTGADTEVLTVEYKLNLLAPADGQLLIAEGSVVRYGRTLIVTRAEVLAVNHGRKNLCALMQQTIIAVHGRKEQPGQRPAS, from the coding sequence ATGACGCGCATCCACAAGCCGCTGGATCCGCATTTCGCCGAGCGCGTGCGGGCCAGTTTCGCGCGCCAGCAGGCGATGGCCCTGATCGGTGCCAGCATGCCGGTGATCGAGCCCGGTTACACCGAGATCCATCTGCCGCAGAGCCCGGACATCACGCAGCAGCATGGTTACATTCATGGCGGCGTGGTTGGGATGATCGCCGATTCGGCTGCCGGCTACGCGGCCAGTACGCTGACCGGGGCCGACACCGAGGTGTTGACCGTCGAGTACAAGCTCAATCTGCTGGCACCCGCCGACGGGCAGTTGCTGATCGCCGAAGGATCGGTGGTCCGCTACGGGCGGACCCTGATCGTCACCCGCGCCGAGGTCCTGGCCGTCAATCATGGCCGGAAGAACCTTTGCGCGCTGATGCAGCAGACGATCATCGCCGTCCATGGCCGCAAGGAACAGCCTGGGCAGCGTCCGGCAAGCTGA
- a CDS encoding isovaleryl-CoA dehydrogenase, which yields MEYPSLSFAHGETIDLLRRSVRSFAAGEIAPRAEAIDRDNLFPAALWRQLGDMGLLGITADEEYGGSGLGYLAHIIAMEELSRASASVALSYGAHSNLCVNQICRNGTPAQKARFLPKLISGEHVGALAMSEANAGSDVVSMQLRADRRGDRFVLNGGKMWITNGGDADTLVVYAKTDVNAGARGITAFLVEKGMKGFSCGAKLDKLGMRGSNTYPLFFDDCEVPEENVLGQPDGGVRVLMSGLDYERAVLAGGPLGIMAAAMDLVLPYVHDRRQFGQPIGEFQLMQGKIADMYTTFNVCRAYVYAVGEACDRGETTRKDAAGAILYAAEKATWMAGEAIQVLGGNGYINDYPAGRLWRDAKLYEIGAGTSEIRRMLIGRELFAETL from the coding sequence ATGGAATACCCGAGCCTCAGTTTTGCCCACGGTGAAACGATCGACCTGCTGCGCCGCAGCGTGCGCAGCTTTGCCGCTGGCGAGATCGCGCCACGTGCCGAGGCCATCGACCGCGACAACCTCTTCCCAGCCGCCCTCTGGCGACAGCTGGGCGACATGGGCCTGCTGGGCATCACCGCCGACGAGGAGTATGGCGGTAGCGGCCTCGGTTACCTGGCGCACATCATCGCCATGGAGGAGCTTTCGCGCGCATCGGCGAGCGTCGCGCTGTCCTATGGGGCACATTCCAATCTCTGCGTAAACCAGATCTGCCGCAACGGCACGCCGGCACAGAAGGCCCGCTTCCTGCCGAAGCTGATCTCGGGCGAACACGTCGGCGCCCTGGCGATGTCCGAGGCGAACGCCGGCTCCGACGTCGTCAGCATGCAGCTGCGTGCCGATCGCCGCGGGGACCGCTTCGTTCTCAACGGCGGCAAGATGTGGATCACCAACGGCGGCGATGCCGACACGCTGGTGGTCTACGCCAAGACCGACGTCAATGCCGGTGCGCGCGGCATTACCGCTTTCCTGGTCGAGAAGGGAATGAAGGGCTTCTCCTGCGGTGCCAAGCTGGACAAGCTCGGCATGCGCGGGTCGAATACCTACCCGCTGTTCTTCGACGACTGCGAAGTGCCCGAGGAAAACGTCCTCGGCCAGCCGGATGGCGGCGTCCGCGTGCTGATGAGCGGTCTCGACTACGAACGCGCGGTGCTCGCCGGTGGTCCGCTGGGAATCATGGCGGCTGCAATGGACCTCGTCCTGCCCTACGTGCACGATCGCAGGCAGTTTGGCCAGCCGATCGGCGAGTTCCAGCTGATGCAGGGCAAGATCGCCGACATGTACACCACCTTCAACGTCTGCCGCGCCTACGTCTACGCGGTGGGCGAGGCCTGCGACCGTGGCGAGACGACGCGCAAGGACGCCGCCGGCGCCATCCTCTACGCGGCCGAGAAGGCGACCTGGATGGCCGGCGAGGCGATCCAGGTGCTGGGGGGCAACGGCTACATCAATGACTACCCGGCGGGCCGCCTGTGGCGTGATGCCAAACTGTACGAGATCGGCGCCGGCACCTCGGAGATTCGCCGCATGCTGATCGGCCGGGAGTTGTTCGCCGAGACGCTGTAG
- the can gene encoding carbonate dehydratase, with amino-acid sequence MSTKLSILTAADGVQLEHVRQFIRTYAAWLGVDLSFQDFDQEMSALPGAYAPPAGRLFYAERDGEPAGCVAIRPFSAGLCELKRLYVEPRHRSYGVGRDLTLAAIKAAKEIGYRKLLLDTLPAMRVAVKLYRELGFKETPAYYQTPLEGTMFLALDLENWSAEEVATENLFHLFDFNRAWADRMQQIDPEYFLKLSRLQTPQYLWIGCSDSRVPANEICGLLPGELFVHRNVANVVVHTDLNCLSVVQFAVDVLKVRHIMVVGHYGCGGVKAALRRDRAGLVDIWLRHVRDVHDKHLALVDELPAERQHDRLCELNVLEQVANVCHTFVVQDAWQRGQPVTVHGWIYGLHDGLLRDLGVTIHRREDVLTNYTLALEALPK; translated from the coding sequence ATGAGCACCAAGCTGAGCATCCTGACCGCCGCCGACGGCGTGCAACTCGAGCACGTACGCCAGTTCATCCGCACCTACGCTGCCTGGCTGGGCGTCGACCTTTCGTTCCAGGACTTCGACCAGGAGATGTCTGCGCTGCCGGGGGCGTACGCGCCACCGGCAGGGCGGCTGTTCTACGCCGAACGCGACGGCGAGCCGGCCGGCTGCGTGGCGATCCGCCCATTCTCGGCAGGACTGTGCGAGCTGAAGCGGCTCTACGTCGAACCACGCCACCGCAGCTACGGTGTCGGTCGCGATCTGACGCTGGCTGCCATCAAGGCAGCGAAGGAGATCGGTTACCGCAAGCTGTTGCTCGATACGCTGCCGGCGATGCGCGTCGCCGTCAAGCTCTACCGCGAACTCGGCTTCAAGGAGACGCCGGCCTACTACCAGACGCCTCTCGAAGGGACGATGTTTCTCGCCCTTGACCTGGAAAACTGGTCGGCAGAGGAGGTTGCGACCGAGAACCTCTTTCACCTCTTCGACTTCAATCGTGCCTGGGCAGATCGCATGCAGCAGATCGACCCGGAGTACTTTCTCAAGCTGTCGCGCCTGCAGACGCCACAGTACCTCTGGATTGGCTGCTCCGATTCGCGGGTTCCGGCGAACGAGATCTGCGGCCTGCTGCCGGGCGAGCTGTTCGTTCATCGCAACGTCGCCAACGTAGTCGTGCACACCGACCTAAACTGCCTGTCGGTCGTCCAGTTCGCGGTCGATGTGCTCAAGGTACGGCACATCATGGTCGTCGGCCACTATGGCTGCGGTGGCGTCAAGGCGGCACTGCGACGTGATCGTGCCGGCCTGGTCGACATCTGGCTGCGACATGTGCGTGACGTGCACGACAAGCACTTGGCGCTGGTGGACGAACTGCCAGCGGAACGGCAGCACGACCGCCTGTGCGAACTCAACGTGCTGGAACAGGTTGCCAACGTCTGCCACACCTTCGTTGTCCAGGATGCCTGGCAACGCGGTCAGCCGGTGACCGTGCACGGCTGGATCTATGGCCTGCACGATGGTCTGCTGCGCGATCTCGGGGTGACCATACATCGCCGCGAAGACGTGCTGACCAACTACACCCTGGCGCTCGAGGCACTGCCCAAGTGA